The genomic window ATTTCCATCCACTAAGATGTGGACTCGTGGCGTATACCAGTCAAAACCCACTGCCAGGTCAACTCTGGATCCTGCATAAATATACACCACGAGCGATGATGCTGCCCACGACATGGAGTTGGAGCAGCAGAGCGGAGGAAATAATCACAGGAGAATCTGCTGTCCGTGCGTGCTTGTTTGTTTGGAGCTTGGAGGCGAGACTAGGAAGAAGATGACGTGGCGGTTCTTGCCTCTTTGCGCGCTCCTCCTCGTGCTgctctgcatggcggcgagcctCGCGGAGGGGAGGCGCG from Triticum aestivum cultivar Chinese Spring chromosome 3B, IWGSC CS RefSeq v2.1, whole genome shotgun sequence includes these protein-coding regions:
- the LOC123065797 gene encoding uncharacterized protein, whose protein sequence is MELEQQSGGNNHRRICCPCVLVCLELGGETRKKMTWRFLPLCALLLVLLCMAASLAEGRRGGGRPVIGGGSGGARGRGSGSPRGLSGGTWAACGGSSLLVAAAMLL